From the genome of Virgibacillus siamensis, one region includes:
- a CDS encoding M24 family metallopeptidase, giving the protein MSMDYQNRLNQLRKGFKDNHFSLALISNPSNVFYYTGFNSDPHERFMALAWNGKTDEFTLFVPALDLEIANDASIVKTIIPVADDEDPFQVLQGEMGDGITAIGLEMKEVSMYRHQQLQTVFPDASYTDIQSEINKQRLKKSRSEIEYLQEAVDIIEKVLEEGTKKVKAGMTEAELAAELEYLMKKFGAVGPSFSTIVLSGEKAALPHGVPNDRKLQTGDFLLIDFGVKTKNGYCSDITRTFVIGEASEKQKEIYNFVLESNQAGIRAVKAGSPLKSFDLAARNVIENSGYGEYFNNRVGHGLGIDVHEEPSVHSNNEQSAEKGLFFTIEPGIYIPQFGGVRIEDEVYINEDGEAEVLTTFPRELQVL; this is encoded by the coding sequence ATGTCAATGGATTACCAGAACAGATTGAATCAATTACGAAAAGGGTTCAAAGATAACCATTTCTCTCTTGCCTTGATTAGTAATCCGTCCAATGTCTTTTATTACACGGGATTTAATTCCGATCCGCATGAAAGGTTTATGGCACTGGCCTGGAACGGAAAAACAGATGAATTTACGTTATTTGTTCCTGCACTGGATCTGGAAATAGCGAATGATGCATCCATTGTGAAAACCATTATTCCGGTAGCCGATGATGAGGATCCTTTTCAGGTATTACAAGGGGAAATGGGTGATGGTATTACAGCAATAGGACTGGAAATGAAAGAAGTAAGCATGTATCGTCACCAACAGTTACAAACAGTGTTCCCGGATGCTTCTTACACGGACATTCAATCGGAAATCAATAAGCAGCGGTTGAAAAAATCAAGAAGTGAAATTGAGTATCTTCAGGAAGCTGTGGATATCATTGAGAAGGTGCTTGAAGAAGGAACGAAGAAGGTAAAAGCAGGAATGACAGAGGCGGAACTGGCAGCTGAATTGGAGTATTTGATGAAAAAGTTCGGAGCTGTCGGACCATCATTCTCCACAATTGTACTGTCAGGTGAAAAAGCGGCATTGCCGCATGGTGTACCGAATGACCGCAAATTGCAAACGGGAGATTTTCTTTTAATTGATTTTGGCGTAAAAACGAAAAACGGCTATTGCTCTGATATTACGAGAACATTTGTGATTGGGGAAGCATCAGAAAAACAAAAGGAAATCTACAATTTTGTGTTGGAATCTAACCAGGCAGGGATTCGTGCTGTAAAAGCAGGCAGTCCGTTAAAAAGCTTTGATCTGGCCGCAAGAAATGTTATTGAAAACAGTGGTTATGGAGAATACTTTAATAATCGTGTCGGACACGGGCTTGGCATTGATGTGCATGAAGAGCCTTCCGTTCATTCGAATAATGAACAATCGGCAGAAAAAGGGCTGTTTTTCACGATAGAACCTGGAATCTATATCCCGCAGTTTGGCGGTGTTCGGATTGAAGATGAAGTGTATATTAATGAAGATGGCGAAGCAGAAGTATTAACGACTTTCCCGAGAGAATTGCAGGTTTTGTAA
- a CDS encoding helix-turn-helix domain-containing protein — protein sequence MLEGEIIRFYRKKAGLTQEQLGEGICTTTHVSKIERGKTPYSSDIINLFSERLGICLQQEMDALQNIESRLRQWHTSIIRQRKKEIEEQKRVLEDIPFIQDSKHAAHYQLLRARYHLFNLDDKRANQIIKQLQRDFPSLSPYEHNLLLHVKGIYYIGNKLNNPEHQQKPFYYLKQVNMDIYGNKEYYYHLAVAYHMIGSKVMAYFYGDKALQHFKETNNYFRSINAESVMLLQISGDDCFDFQKLVERYEDLIYDCDLLGLDDKKGLLLNNLGTEYFNMGDYAKSLECLKQALPLADKSSYIHLQRLLNYVDAGLNGKLLRKAILLKRIKEGISLSKRLNSELYLTLFLLLKVQAEEQIEEYFRLIENKALPLFITSRHVSLIKRYGKLLYEYFVETNQHYKALETSKLLVKF from the coding sequence ATGTTAGAAGGAGAGATTATTCGCTTTTATCGAAAAAAAGCTGGATTAACCCAGGAACAGCTTGGGGAGGGTATCTGTACGACCACACATGTCAGCAAAATTGAAAGAGGAAAAACACCTTATTCCTCAGATATTATTAACCTGTTCTCGGAACGTTTGGGTATTTGTTTACAACAGGAAATGGATGCGCTTCAAAATATCGAATCCAGACTTCGCCAATGGCATACTTCCATCATCAGGCAGCGAAAGAAAGAGATTGAAGAACAGAAAAGGGTCTTGGAAGATATCCCTTTTATACAAGATTCAAAACATGCGGCACATTACCAACTATTAAGAGCGCGATATCACCTCTTCAATTTGGATGATAAAAGAGCAAATCAGATCATTAAACAGCTGCAAAGGGATTTCCCAAGTCTCTCCCCCTATGAACATAATCTTTTATTACATGTAAAAGGAATTTATTATATTGGAAATAAATTAAACAATCCGGAACATCAACAGAAACCTTTCTATTATTTAAAGCAAGTTAATATGGATATCTATGGTAACAAGGAATATTATTATCATTTGGCAGTGGCTTATCACATGATTGGATCTAAGGTTATGGCATATTTTTATGGGGATAAAGCACTTCAACATTTCAAAGAAACAAACAATTATTTCCGATCTATCAATGCTGAATCCGTTATGCTTTTGCAAATAAGCGGGGATGACTGTTTTGATTTTCAAAAGCTGGTGGAACGATATGAAGATCTGATATACGACTGTGACCTATTAGGCCTTGATGATAAAAAGGGGCTGCTTTTAAATAACCTTGGCACAGAGTATTTCAACATGGGCGATTATGCTAAATCACTGGAATGCTTAAAACAGGCGCTCCCACTGGCGGACAAATCGTCATATATCCACCTTCAACGACTCCTGAATTATGTAGATGCGGGTTTAAACGGAAAACTATTAAGGAAAGCGATTCTTTTGAAAAGAATTAAAGAAGGAATCTCTTTGTCTAAAAGGTTAAACAGCGAGTTGTATTTAACATTATTTCTTCTTTTAAAGGTCCAAGCGGAGGAACAAATAGAAGAGTATTTTAGGTTGATTGAAAACAAGGCACTGCCACTCTTTATAACAAGTAGACATGTTTCACTAATCAAACGATATGGAAAGCTTTTATACGAATATTTTGTAGAAACAAACCAACATTATAAGGCACTTGAAACTTCCAAATTGTTAGTTAAGTTCTAG
- a CDS encoding TasA family protein codes for MSITKKVSKGLLTAALGFSLMGGGTYAYFSDSEATANTFAAGTLDLSVDPETIVNVDNLKPGDQISREFKLGNNGTLDIHQVLLETNYTVDDAKGDNTGDFGEHIKVTILYNQANATVEVMETTLKELSEKTPDLTAIDQFDNQLPDGLKPGEQEKIIALFEFVDNGEEQNEFQGDALQVNWKFNASQTEGTLNDNDTEE; via the coding sequence ATGAGTATCACAAAAAAGGTGAGTAAGGGGCTGTTAACAGCTGCACTCGGATTTTCGTTAATGGGGGGAGGTACATATGCCTACTTTAGTGATAGTGAGGCCACAGCAAATACGTTTGCAGCAGGTACACTAGATTTGTCGGTAGATCCGGAAACTATCGTAAACGTAGATAATCTTAAACCTGGAGATCAAATTTCCCGTGAATTTAAACTTGGCAATAACGGAACATTGGATATTCATCAGGTGTTGTTGGAAACGAACTATACAGTTGACGATGCAAAGGGTGATAATACGGGTGATTTCGGTGAACATATTAAAGTTACCATCCTATACAATCAGGCTAACGCAACAGTAGAAGTTATGGAGACAACATTAAAAGAATTATCCGAGAAAACTCCAGATCTGACAGCGATTGATCAATTCGACAATCAGCTGCCAGATGGTCTCAAACCGGGTGAGCAGGAAAAAATAATTGCACTGTTCGAATTTGTTGACAATGGGGAGGAACAAAACGAATTTCAGGGAGATGCCTTACAAGTTAATTGGAAGTTTAATGCTTCGCAGACAGAAGGAACGCTTAACGACAATGATACCGAAGAGTAG
- the sipW gene encoding signal peptidase I SipW translates to MKQLFRVIQKAGSIIGIVLLCMLVFIVLSSKASGGEPTIFGYQVKTVLSGSMEPVFYTGSIIVTELPSKHQAYQKGDIITFQSDGRLITHRIIGVHEANGKKLYKTKGDHNNAPDNGYVQPDNIVGKYTGITIPKAGYIVSYATSKIGSALLLFIPGLLLVLSSAFSIFRAVKELEKNNVHSVG, encoded by the coding sequence GTGAAACAATTATTTCGCGTTATCCAGAAGGCGGGCAGCATTATCGGAATTGTTCTTCTGTGCATGCTGGTTTTTATTGTACTTTCCTCAAAGGCCTCTGGAGGGGAACCGACAATATTCGGTTACCAGGTCAAAACGGTGTTATCCGGTTCAATGGAGCCCGTTTTTTATACAGGTTCTATTATTGTAACGGAACTGCCATCGAAACACCAAGCATATCAAAAAGGTGATATTATCACATTTCAGTCTGATGGAAGGTTAATTACGCACCGAATTATAGGTGTTCATGAAGCAAATGGAAAAAAACTTTACAAGACAAAAGGGGATCACAACAATGCCCCTGATAACGGATATGTCCAACCGGATAATATTGTTGGAAAATATACAGGGATAACTATACCAAAAGCAGGCTATATCGTATCCTATGCGACTTCCAAAATAGGTTCTGCCTTATTGTTATTTATACCGGGATTACTCTTGGTTTTGTCATCGGCATTTTCTATTTTCCGGGCAGTTAAGGAACTGGAAAAAAACAATGTTCATTCAGTTGGTTGA
- a CDS encoding M4 family metallopeptidase produces the protein MKSNRLRKKALPVVLATTLAVSGFASSANYVLASDQAKLNQKIESPPYLMKAWDSPEGLTKKEAMYAFLESKVLQPKAKSFSSANVQKQFKIIEKKADKKTNSYHFRTVQQINDIPVYGSEQTITLDGANDVTAYFGKVTQSPSRSTVDTKAKLTKDDAVEIAKSNIEEKIGNVKNYDGIESKLLLYPTNGDLKLAYLIKASTSVPAPGYWHYFIDAKSGKVIKHFNKMHELSPVMETTENSYTPTSDTEVSPTELPNEAEPVTAKGMDIFGNIKKFNAVKDIETGQRYLYDGTRAKGIHTFEAKRIDEFLFLVFSALFGFTGYEVTSSSNFFYDPAAISAHINAGKVYDYYKETFNRNSLDNDGMKLISTVHIGSKWNNAGWNGEQMLYGDGDGNTMISLSGSMDVIGHEMTHGVITNTADLVYEGESGALNESIADIMGAFIEDKNGEALWTLGEDIYTPNIPGDGLRNMKDPSSVYIGEEYTESGYYPDHYSELYTGELDNGGVHVNSSINNKAAYLITEGGTHYGVTVSGIGKDKAEKIYYRALTLYLTASSDFSDMRQAAIQAASDLYPGQNGEPSPEVHSVMAAYDAVGVH, from the coding sequence TTGAAATCTAACAGACTACGAAAAAAAGCTCTTCCAGTAGTCCTTGCAACAACACTTGCCGTTTCCGGATTTGCATCATCCGCAAATTATGTTCTGGCTAGTGATCAGGCAAAGTTGAATCAGAAGATTGAGAGTCCCCCATATTTAATGAAAGCTTGGGATTCACCTGAGGGGTTAACAAAAAAAGAGGCTATGTATGCATTTCTGGAGTCTAAAGTTCTTCAGCCAAAAGCGAAATCTTTTTCATCTGCCAATGTGCAAAAGCAATTTAAAATCATAGAAAAAAAGGCTGACAAAAAAACAAATTCATATCATTTTAGAACTGTTCAACAAATCAATGACATTCCAGTCTACGGTTCTGAACAAACAATCACACTTGATGGAGCTAATGATGTTACTGCTTATTTTGGAAAAGTGACACAATCGCCTTCACGATCCACTGTCGATACAAAAGCAAAACTAACCAAAGATGATGCCGTTGAAATAGCAAAATCCAATATTGAAGAAAAGATTGGTAACGTAAAAAATTATGATGGGATTGAATCAAAACTCCTTTTATACCCAACGAATGGAGATTTAAAACTAGCTTATCTCATAAAAGCATCCACCTCAGTACCAGCACCAGGTTATTGGCATTACTTCATTGATGCGAAGTCCGGAAAAGTTATAAAGCACTTCAATAAAATGCATGAATTATCACCTGTAATGGAGACAACAGAAAACAGTTATACACCAACAAGTGATACAGAAGTCTCTCCTACAGAACTTCCAAATGAAGCCGAACCTGTGACTGCCAAAGGAATGGACATTTTCGGAAACATTAAAAAGTTTAATGCTGTTAAAGACATTGAAACCGGACAACGTTATTTATATGACGGTACTAGAGCAAAAGGGATTCATACATTTGAAGCAAAACGGATAGATGAATTTCTTTTCCTTGTATTCTCTGCACTTTTCGGATTTACCGGTTATGAAGTTACCAGCTCATCCAACTTTTTCTATGATCCGGCTGCAATATCTGCCCATATCAACGCCGGAAAAGTTTACGACTATTATAAAGAAACATTTAATCGGAATTCCCTTGATAACGATGGGATGAAGCTGATCTCAACCGTCCATATCGGAAGCAAGTGGAATAATGCAGGCTGGAACGGAGAACAAATGCTTTATGGAGATGGTGATGGTAATACAATGATTTCTCTTTCCGGATCCATGGATGTAATCGGCCACGAAATGACTCACGGTGTTATTACCAATACTGCAGACCTGGTATATGAAGGAGAATCAGGTGCCCTAAATGAATCAATTGCGGATATAATGGGTGCATTTATCGAAGACAAAAATGGTGAAGCACTTTGGACCCTTGGGGAAGATATTTATACACCAAATATCCCGGGTGACGGACTTCGCAATATGAAAGATCCTTCTTCCGTTTATATCGGTGAAGAATATACTGAATCAGGGTACTATCCGGACCATTATAGTGAACTTTATACCGGCGAACTGGATAATGGCGGTGTTCATGTCAACAGCAGCATTAACAACAAAGCAGCATATCTTATCACAGAAGGTGGAACACATTACGGGGTAACGGTCAGCGGTATTGGAAAAGACAAGGCAGAAAAAATCTACTATCGTGCTTTAACTTTATACCTTACTGCATCATCAGACTTTAGTGATATGCGACAAGCAGCAATACAGGCAGCCAGTGATCTGTACCCTGGTCAAAACGGTGAACCATCACCCGAAGTTCACTCCGTCATGGCAGCTTATGATGCTGTAGGCGTACATTAA
- a CDS encoding LysM peptidoglycan-binding domain-containing protein produces MKKYVMWVVAGILGMTLFSGTAFAEINYKVEKGDTIYSIARSYQVDADTLIAANAAITNPNYIKPGQVIMIPDENGSPFTITAYTAGYESTGKHPGDPGYGITASGTVVEEGRTIACPQALDFGTKIHIIKWDETYVCEDRGSSITNGDLDIYMRDLDDALRFGVQELQVKVWD; encoded by the coding sequence ATGAAAAAATACGTTATGTGGGTTGTAGCAGGTATCTTGGGTATGACGCTTTTTTCGGGAACGGCTTTTGCTGAAATTAATTATAAAGTGGAAAAAGGTGATACGATATACAGCATAGCCCGAAGCTATCAAGTTGATGCGGATACATTAATAGCAGCAAATGCTGCTATTACAAATCCGAATTATATTAAGCCCGGACAAGTAATTATGATACCGGATGAAAACGGTTCGCCGTTTACGATTACAGCGTATACAGCAGGCTATGAATCTACCGGAAAACATCCAGGGGATCCCGGTTACGGCATAACTGCTTCTGGAACAGTGGTTGAAGAAGGGCGCACGATTGCATGTCCACAGGCGCTCGATTTTGGAACGAAAATACATATTATCAAGTGGGATGAGACATATGTTTGCGAAGACCGCGGAAGTTCGATTACAAATGGTGACCTGGATATTTATATGAGAGATTTAGACGATGCACTGCGGTTTGGGGTTCAGGAATTGCAGGTTAAAGTGTGGGATTAA
- a CDS encoding alkaline phosphatase D family protein yields the protein MSYERSLDEMIQKLNEETLQRNVDRRGFIQGAGKIAGISLGMLIAQSMTGVKVDAETKFADYPFSLGVASGDPLPDSVVLWTRLAPKPLEGGGAPARNIPVHWELASDDDFHNIVQRGTAIARPELAHSVHVEVGRLQPDTVYFYRFKAGHEYSQAGRTKTIPTYSSSVSSLTFAFASCQQYEHGYYTAYKHMANEDLDLVFHLGDYIYEYGPDEYVSGSGNVRTHSGPEIMTLDDYRNRHAQYRTDENLQAAHATFPWVVTWDDHEVENNYANTIPEKEQSVEEFVQRRIAAYQAYYEHMPLRKSSMPHGTGMQLYRDFAYGNLANFFVLDTRQYRSDQANGDKSSPQTPESMDPSRTLLGEQQEEWLLDNLNYSQSHWNVLAQQIFFSERNYGPSPEEPLYSMDAWDGYTPARRRITNFAANKGMDNLIVLTGDVHASWASNLMADFDDQHSRILGAEFVGTSITSGGNGADKRADTDRILDQNQHIKFFNDYRGYVRCQVTPAQWKTDYRVLPFVTRPGANISTRASYIYEKNQNGLKPMSATLVPHGKRRSNEVEMDRYHAHDRAHNKQMRNTREKQPE from the coding sequence ATGTCCTATGAAAGATCGCTGGATGAAATGATTCAAAAATTAAACGAGGAAACGCTGCAAAGAAATGTTGACAGACGGGGTTTTATTCAAGGCGCCGGAAAAATTGCCGGTATCTCATTAGGTATGCTGATTGCACAATCCATGACCGGAGTTAAGGTCGATGCCGAAACAAAATTCGCTGATTATCCGTTTTCACTTGGAGTTGCTTCAGGAGATCCGCTTCCTGACAGTGTCGTTCTATGGACCAGATTGGCTCCAAAACCGCTCGAGGGCGGAGGAGCACCCGCCCGCAATATTCCTGTGCATTGGGAGCTTGCAAGTGATGACGATTTTCACAATATTGTACAGCGTGGAACCGCAATAGCAAGACCGGAATTGGCGCATTCCGTACATGTGGAAGTTGGGCGTTTACAGCCTGATACCGTTTATTTCTATCGTTTTAAAGCAGGACATGAATACAGCCAGGCCGGAAGAACGAAAACAATTCCTACATACAGTTCAAGTGTGTCCAGTCTGACCTTCGCCTTTGCCTCATGCCAGCAATATGAACACGGCTACTATACAGCATACAAGCATATGGCCAATGAAGACCTTGACCTTGTTTTCCATCTTGGGGATTACATATACGAATATGGTCCGGATGAATATGTATCCGGCAGTGGGAATGTAAGAACCCACAGCGGACCGGAAATTATGACACTGGATGATTACCGTAACAGGCATGCTCAATATCGAACCGATGAAAATTTACAAGCCGCTCATGCCACCTTTCCCTGGGTAGTAACCTGGGATGACCATGAAGTGGAGAACAACTATGCGAATACTATTCCGGAAAAAGAGCAATCCGTTGAAGAATTTGTACAGCGGCGCATCGCTGCCTATCAGGCTTATTATGAACATATGCCACTTCGAAAATCGTCGATGCCCCACGGAACCGGCATGCAGTTATATCGCGATTTCGCTTATGGAAACCTGGCTAACTTCTTTGTACTTGATACACGTCAGTACCGTTCCGATCAGGCAAACGGGGATAAAAGCTCCCCGCAAACCCCGGAATCGATGGACCCATCCCGTACGCTGCTTGGCGAACAGCAAGAAGAATGGCTGCTTGATAACCTTAACTATTCACAATCACATTGGAATGTGCTGGCACAACAAATCTTTTTCTCAGAGCGGAACTATGGACCAAGTCCCGAGGAGCCATTATACAGCATGGATGCGTGGGACGGGTACACACCTGCCCGGCGGCGGATTACGAACTTTGCAGCGAATAAAGGCATGGATAACCTGATTGTCCTGACAGGTGATGTCCATGCCAGCTGGGCATCCAATCTGATGGCAGACTTTGATGATCAGCACTCCCGTATCCTGGGAGCTGAATTTGTCGGAACTTCGATTACATCAGGGGGAAACGGTGCAGATAAGCGTGCCGACACTGATCGAATTTTGGACCAGAATCAGCATATCAAATTTTTTAATGACTACCGCGGATATGTCCGGTGCCAGGTTACACCGGCACAATGGAAGACCGATTATCGCGTCCTTCCATTTGTAACAAGACCGGGAGCAAACATTTCCACAAGGGCATCGTATATATATGAAAAAAATCAAAATGGCTTGAAACCAATGTCAGCTACACTAGTTCCGCATGGTAAGCGACGATCCAATGAAGTGGAAATGGATCGTTATCATGCCCATGATCGCGCACATAACAAACAAATGAGGAATACGAGGGAAAAACAACCGGAATAA
- a CDS encoding twin-arginine translocase TatA/TatE family subunit, which yields MISNIGIPGLILILVIALIIFGPSKLPEIGKACGKTLTEFKNASHDLISGDSRDEKNTNETDQ from the coding sequence ATGATCTCAAACATCGGCATTCCCGGATTGATATTGATACTCGTCATTGCGCTGATAATTTTTGGTCCGTCAAAGCTTCCGGAAATCGGCAAAGCATGTGGCAAAACACTGACGGAATTCAAGAATGCCTCGCATGATTTGATTTCCGGTGATAGTAGGGATGAAAAGAATACGAATGAAACAGACCAATAG
- a CDS encoding alpha/beta fold hydrolase, with amino-acid sequence MFANVNGVKLFFDVDGAKYRVNKGELLEKPTCFVLHGGPGGTHVNFKPYLDALTEEMQLVYIDNRGSGFSGTAPESTYTIEYNVEDIEELRKYLGLEKILLLGHSYGGMTAMQYAIKYQSNLAGMILVASSPSSRFLEKAKDYVAKHGTKEQQEMAEVLWEGNFESSEQLAKYFEVTAPLYSRSFSENPEPRPKTNNSYKAINQGFGGFMRTYNLIEDLPDIHVPSLVLAGKHDWITPVEENETIAEKLPNSKLVIFKNSSHRIQRDETVEFNRTIVEFVRGLG; translated from the coding sequence ATGTTTGCAAACGTTAACGGAGTTAAGCTGTTTTTCGATGTTGATGGTGCTAAATATAGAGTAAATAAAGGTGAACTGCTTGAAAAGCCAACCTGCTTTGTTTTGCATGGAGGGCCAGGCGGTACTCATGTGAATTTCAAACCATACTTAGATGCTTTAACGGAAGAAATGCAACTAGTTTACATTGATAATCGTGGCAGTGGATTTTCGGGGACTGCACCTGAGTCAACATATACAATTGAATATAACGTTGAGGATATCGAAGAATTACGTAAATATCTCGGTTTGGAGAAAATTTTATTACTTGGTCACTCTTACGGCGGTATGACGGCAATGCAGTATGCTATTAAGTATCAAAGTAACTTGGCTGGTATGATTCTGGTCGCGAGCTCTCCAAGCTCTCGTTTTCTTGAAAAAGCGAAGGATTATGTTGCGAAGCATGGTACAAAAGAACAGCAGGAAATGGCGGAAGTACTGTGGGAAGGGAATTTTGAGTCCAGTGAACAATTGGCAAAGTATTTTGAAGTAACAGCTCCACTGTATTCCCGAAGTTTTTCCGAAAATCCGGAACCCCGTCCAAAAACAAATAATTCATATAAGGCGATTAATCAGGGCTTTGGTGGATTTATGAGAACCTATAATCTAATTGAAGATCTGCCGGATATCCATGTACCCAGTTTGGTGTTAGCCGGAAAGCATGATTGGATTACACCTGTAGAAGAAAATGAAACAATAGCAGAAAAGTTGCCTAATAGTAAATTGGTTATTTTTAAAAATAGCAGTCATCGAATACAAAGGGACGAAACAGTGGAATTTAATCGAACGATTGTAGAGTTTGTTCGAGGGTTGGGTTAA